The Anopheles cruzii unplaced genomic scaffold, idAnoCruzAS_RS32_06 scaffold03721_ctg1, whole genome shotgun sequence DNA segment TGgcgcgaacggaaccgttttCCAGGAGATCCTTCGTTCCGCATGCCCGATTCAGGCGAAGATTGGTTGATGTagtactgctgctgtttttgctgctttcccccattgttgttgttgttgttgttctgatAGAAATTATTCTGGTTATCGTAATTACGAGAAGGTTTGCGGTTTTCCTTGCTGACGTGAGCGTTGTTTGTATTCTGGGGTTTCGGTACGTTGCCATTCTTGTTGAAGAAAGGACGTCCTAGGAGACGAGAGATTTGAAAATATTAACTGACCCCTTTAGAGATAACTATAAGCCCACCTCTATTTGTATTATGCTTATTGCGCTTTACGATGGGCTGGAATGCCTGCTTGTCCGGATCGTAGTGGCAATCGAGCAGTTCCAGCAGCTCGGTACGCTCCTCTTCCTTTAACTCAGCAATGCTATTGATGATAGATTCCAAACCCTCACGCTTGCTTTCCTGCCAAACTTGACGAAGAGATTCGTAATCATGGCCAGTTTCTGCTACTACTCGTCTATACGTTACAGCCTTTACCCTGCAAAAAAAAGTGCAACGTTGGTCAGCGGTGGACACTTAAATATGAGCCCCGGGGTACTGCTAGAGATAAATTTCTCACCGATGGTAGATTGTCGTCTTAAAGTAGAGCAGAAATACCGGACGCAATGAATTCTGACGCAACAGGATCTTCTCTTGTTCATCAAGCTCGGATATTTCGTTAGAAATCGGGGAAGCCAGTTGGCACAACACTTCGCACatcttctctcgctcttcttCGGTAAGCGCCTTACAACATTCCGTTGCTGCGGCCGAGGACGTGGCATCATCGACCTTAACCACTTTCTGTTCCACATCGGATTGCTCGGAACACTCTTCTACCTTTTCAGAACCAGATGTGGGGTCACTCGACGCAGTAGAAGAAGTAGTTTCTTCAACCGATGTCGGGCAACTATGATCAGTTTCCGCCGGAGTAGAAGCTGAGATTTGCTCAgtgttttccttcggttctGTAGAAAAATAGAACGCATTTAAGCAAGCTGTAGTCATGTTCATCATGGCAACCGCCATTACTACGAAAAAAGtgatttaaaaatggcgaaggCGCCATTTACTTACTGGTTGCCAAGCGTCTCGAAATTTCGAACGCCATCTTTGCTCGATAGGTAGCATTGCCCTCGAAGCCATCGCGAGCGTTTTCGTTCTCGTCCAGAACAATCTTCGCCAACTGGCGGATTGTTAAGTACTTGATCGTCTTACTGCATCGCTCCTCTGCCAGCCTAAAACCGTTGGCAAACGACTTGACCGACTGCGTGAAGCGGTCAAGTAGCTTGTACTTTTTGAGCGCCTCGATGACCATGTAGGGCACGAATTTGCGCTGTTCGTGATAAACCAGCACAATTCCTTCGGATCCTTCGTCCTCTCGGAGGCGTTCCTCCAGCCAGTCCAAAAATTCGTTCAAAGCCGCAATTTCCATCTTAGTCTTCATGACACGGT contains these protein-coding regions:
- the LOC128277074 gene encoding maternal protein exuperantia-like, producing the protein MGVGLEESKEQVEEQQYDDSSFDECDTPAGVLSSKFDKTDLAINTNPLPYGKYTLIGIDIDTTGRRLIDEIVQISAFTPERQYAQYIMPLMNLNPAARQRHQVRVITVGFFRMLKSMQTYRVMKTKMEIAALNEFLDWLEERLREDEGSEGIVLVYHEQRKFVPYMVIEALKKYKLLDRFTQSVKSFANGFRLAEERCSKTIKYLTIRQLAKIVLDENENARDGFEGNATYRAKMAFEISRRLATKPKENTEQISASTPAETDHSCPTSVEETTSSTASSDPTSGSEKVEECSEQSDVEQKVVKVDDATSSAAATECCKALTEEEREKMCEVLCQLASPISNEISELDEQEKILLRQNSLRPVFLLYFKTTIYHRVKAVTYRRVVAETGHDYESLRQVWQESKREGLESIINSIAELKEEERTELLELLDCHYDPDKQAFQPIVKRNKHNTNRGRPFFNKNGNVPKPQNTNNAHVSKENRKPSRNYDNQNNFYQNNNNNNNGGKQQKQQQYYINQSSPESGMRNEGSPGKRFRS